From a region of the Besnoitia besnoiti strain Bb-Ger1 chromosome I, whole genome shotgun sequence genome:
- a CDS encoding hypothetical protein (encoded by transcript BESB_008900): MPPSQGVVQPWQGGIKPARADEVLVLLTTTAADTRAQGCRKSNCLAEEPMPSAGTGAHACAPSPRFRWRRFLRSRLSRGNTLALLRVCGVESPPRPADQVAFRPSTASVFALGNPHYARSSPDGVARRVEPARRLPRDSNIGTSGTSSADAGQSFIGEEVYAASTKETVVARRCDDVHRNVVASLPAWDSDSRGYGDGPCVLWVTAGGTSERLEVASIDELTDEEHSSISRNDQKTSTMLNKGSLTAMHPGQRHEGCARPAHGGQTSLSAISPGPRSRCIEIGTKQNLSPMGVTHNSTGTLFLSTLESAVASTAWPNCEISLRSQYHSGAAGSWFARTPRADAKSPDVVAVSSRSCLNVHGRGDLQQFPEQGCSSLGKQQLHVEGGSVFVPSRGMLASTAGTNRSYRKGKWSFATRLFLFSLRKWKGRDDLVGAPSASIWNHRDTQRVTNAPRSLEKPDTCGSRPFVWGTCLSSSCSDEVTATQHGGRTGNECGKSVPHPEEEDSNPIVCSRNEMPDSRAPTHIPAKRSLESNLHLKSHIAVSGDAQTFCRIVDTPQMRDQRRRGTAEGPGICDNVDTWCNSTNYGEVHCCSSTERKPAAGVRIVSPASLPPAVVSREESAASPRAAQAETESLRCAGLCVASCSRHEEEVATSTDEGTSCRESISETASDARVGEDFLQPDSVDHLRSLQLLPTESSGHDQMAEEGSIGHSLPEEGSVLSCVSPVDYWDTIEVDLYVAPTLHVLRHHRSHTGDHEKCASVPVGSLMSNKCSCNDVGWCTRKSLTASGGGLRYLDSDLLVVKLKQSSLMVQDDDGLLHLDVMPSFEGCLFVTNLGLSRKSFSKYSRLLRPLPFRRFLFFVLSQGHLFWFRSSRDFVTRGFSAAIGSISLIINQCRVEVTESSPAVPGGQFLLEFHEWGRTIEFRAGACGGGKRKRRSRAEAENSKGAWVQQLLATIQKGEQIRESFRNVDWAQTQRHAMLVAERFGVV, encoded by the exons ATGCCGCCTTCCCAAGGTGTTGTCCAACCGTGGCAGGGGGGCATCAAGCCTGCAAGGGCGGATGAAGTCTTGGTGTTATTGACAACGACCGCGGCAGACACTCGTGCCCAAGGTTGCCGCAAATCGAACTGCCTAGCAGAGGAACCAATGCCGTCAGCAGGCACGGGGGCGCACGCGTGCGCACCGTCGCCCCGGTTCCGGTGGAGGCGATTCCTCCGCAGCCGGCTGTCACGTGGGAACACGTTAGCACTACTGCGCGTCTGTGGGGTCGaatctcctccgcgtcctgccGATCAAGTTGCTTTTCGGCCGAGCACTGCAAGTGTGTTCGCACTCGGCAACCCCCATTATGCCAGGTCGTCGCCTGATGGGGTGGCTCGAAGAGTAGAACCGGCACGGCGGCTTCCGAGGGACTCGAACATCGGGACTTCGGGAACCTCAAGCGCTGATGCTGGGCAATCATTTATTGGAGAAGAGGTGTACGCAGCAAGTACGAAAGAAACTGTGGTTGCACGTAGATGCGATGATGTCCACCGAAATGTGGTCGCATCACTCCCAGCCTGGGATAGCGATTCACGTGGGTATGGTGACGGGCCGTGCGTACTTTGGGTAACGGCTGGGGGCACATCTGAACGTCTCGAAGTTGCCAGCATCGACGAGTTGACAGATGAGGAGCATTCTTCTATTTCAAGGAATGACCAGAAGACATCCACTATGCTCAACAAAGGCAGCCTCACGGCAATGCACCCTGGGCAGCGGCATGAAGGTTGTGCCAGACCGGCACACGGTGGTCAGACGTCCCTGTCGGCGATTTCACCAGGGCCACGCAGCAGGTGTATTGAAATTGGAACTAAGCAAAATCTGTCACCCATGGGTGTTACACACAATAGTACTGGGACGTTGTTCCTTTCTACCCTTGAGTCGGCAGTGGCTTCTACTGCGTGGCCAAATTGTGAGATTTCTCTGAGGTCACAGTACCATTCTGGCGCGGCCGGCAGTTGGTTTGCCAGAACCCCTAGAGCTGACGCGAAGTCACCTGACGTTGTGGCTGTCTCATCACGTAGCTGTCTCAACGTGCACGGCCGGGGTGATCTGCAGCAGTTCCCAGAGCAGGGATGCTCTTCGCTCGGAAAGCAGCAGTTGCATGTCGAAGGAGGAAGCGTCTTCGTTCCGTCAAGAGGAATGCTCGCCTCTACGGCAGGGACGAACCGTTCGTATAGAAAGGGTAAATGGAGTTTTGCCACAAGACTGTTTTTGTTCTCTCTACGGAAATGGAAGGGCCGCGATGATTTGGTTGGTGCTCCCAGCGCTTCCATCTGGAATCACAGGGACACTCAAAGGGTTACAAACGCACCACGCTCGTTAGAGAAACCGGATACGTGCGGCTCACGTCCGTTCGTATGGGGGACGTGCTTATCGTCTTCCTGCTCGGATGAGGTGACGGCAACTCAACATGGCGGTCGGACAGGTAATGAATGTGGCAAAAGCGTACCACAcccggaggaggaagacagcaACCCTATTGTATGCTCACGAAACGAAATGCCCGACTCGCGAGCGCCAACTCATATCCCGGCGAAGCGATCCCTAGAGAGCAATCTTCATCTCAAAAGCCATATTGCGGTCTCAGGGGACGCACAAACCTTTTGCCGTATTGTGGATACCCCGCAGATGCGTGaccagcggagacgaggTACTGCAGAGGGACCCGGAATTTGCGACAATGTAGACACGTGGTGTAATAGTACTAATTATGGCGAGGTCCATTGTTGTTCTAGCACAGAGCGAAAaccggcggcgggcgtcagAATTGTCTCGCCCGCATCACTTCCTCCGGCAGTCGTTTCACGGGAAGAGTCGGCTGCGAGCCCGagggcagcgcaggcagaaACTGAAAGCCTTCGCTGTGCAGGCTTATGCGTGGCATCCTGCAGCAGGCACGAAGAGGAAGTGGCAACATCTACAGATGAAGGTAcaagctgcagagagagcatCAGCGAAACGGCTTCGGATGCGCGGGTGGGCGAAGATTTCCTTCAGCCTGACTCGGTTGACCACCTTCGAtccctgcagctgctgcccaCTGAATCGTCTGGCCATGATCAGATGGCTGAAGAAGGATCTATTGGGCACTCACTTCCTGAAGAGGGGAGCGTCTTGAGCTGCGTTTCGCCCGTCGATTACTGGGACACAATCGAGGTGGACTTGTACGTCGCGCCGACGCTGCATGTACTCCGGCACCATCGGTCTCACACTGGAGATCATGAGAAGTGTGCCAGTGTGCCCGTGGGATCTCTCATGAGTAATAAGTGCAGCTGCAATGATG TCGGTTGGTGTACGCGAAAATCACTGACAGCAAGTGGCGGGGGCCTGCGGTACCTCGACAGTGACCTTTTGGTAGTCAAACTCAAGCAGTCTTCGCTCATGGTTCAGGACGACGATGGACTTCTGCATCTCGATGTCATGCCATCATTTGAAG gctgcctcttcgtcacTAACCTAGGCTTGTCGCGAAAATCTTTCTCAAAATattcgcggctgctgcgtccATTACCATTTCGCCGATTCCTGTTCTTCGTTCTTTCTCAAGGTCACCTCTTCTGGTTCAGGTCGTCGCGGGACTTCGTGACTCGGGGGTTTTCAGCAGCTATTGGTAGCATATCTCTCATCATCAACCAATGCCGGGTGGAAGTTACCGAGTCATCTCCCGCTGTCCCGGGAGGCCAGTTTCTTCTTGAGTTTCACGAATGGGGCAGAACGATTGAGTTTCGGGCTGGTGCGTGTGGAGGTGGTAAACGTAAAAGGAGGAGCCgtgcagaagcagagaacaGCAAGGGAGCGTGGGttcagcagctcctcgctACCATTCAGAAG GGTGAGCAAATTCGAGAGAGCTTCCGGAACGTGGACTGGGCGCAGACACAACGCCACGCCATGCTGGTAGCGGAACGTTTTGGTGTTGTTTGA
- a CDS encoding Hsp70 interacting protein HIP (encoded by transcript BESB_008910): protein MWFPAVCQLKAFIGLCQRDPSILHRPELSFFKDYLQSLNADIPAERPAEAQSRESAGSDVLTPEESPDEESSDSEAEELDEESLKDSEVIPPETTTPPPLAPEGDRELTDDELEKLAKLKEEASSACEIGDLETALAKYTEALQVGSPTALLYTRRADTLLKLRRPVACIRDCDEALKLNPDNARAYKIRGKANRLLGKWREAHSDLDMGQKLDYDEALWDMQKLVDEKYKKIEEHERKILRKREEKERKRREKEARKRRAAAQRAYEEQKKREAAASGGFPGGFPEGFPGYGGAAGFPGGASGFNFPGGMSGGFTGTGCGGPGMGGSPGGCCGGADGGCGGGMPAGSMPGGAGNLFGALNDPELKKLFENPKMMAAFQEIMSNPSSISKYASDPEVMAAVGNLTSKFGGGIPGAGFPAGSPM from the exons ATGTGGTTTCCTGCAGTTTGTCAACTCAAGGCATTCATTGGGCTGTGCCAGAGGGACCCATCCATTCTTCATCGACCGGAATTATCGTTCTTCAAGGACTATCTTCAGTCACTCAATGCTGATATCCCTGCGGAACGACCGGCCGAAGCACAGTCACGAGAGTCAGCAGGCAGCGATGTCCTCACGCCTGAGGAATCGCCTGATGAAGAATCTTCCGAC TCAGAAGCTGAGGAACTGGACGAAGAGAGCTTGAAGGACAGCGAGGTCATCCCCCCTGAGACCACAACTCCTCCTCCATTGGCAcccgaaggagacagagagctgACTGATGACGAACTTGAGAAACTGGCAAAGCTgaaggaagaagcgagcTCAGCATGTGAA ATTGGTGACCTCGAAACTGCACTGGCGAAATATACTGAAGCGCTGCAAGTTGGGAGCCCGACTGCTCTTCTGTATACGCGGAGGGCGGATACTCTTTTGAAACTGAGAAGACCAGTTGCGTGCATCCGCGACTGCGATGAGGCCCTCAAGCTTAATCCGGACAATGCGCGCGCGTACAAAATTCGCGGAAAAGCGAACAG GCTCTTAGGCAAATGGCGAGAGGCTCACAGTGACCTCGATATGGGCCAAAAG CTTGACTATGATGAAGCCCTATGGGATATGCAAAAATTGGTCGACGAGAAGTACAAGAAGATTGAAGAGCACGAGAGGAAGATTTTGCGAAAGCGAGAGGAG aaagagaggaagcgtCGTGaaaaggaggcgaggaagcggcgtgCTGCGGCTCAGCGAGCGTATGAAGaacagaagaagcgagaagctgctgcgtccG GCGGTTTTCCCGGAGGTTTCCCTGAAGGCTTTCCGGGTTACGGTGGAGCAGCAGGGTTCCCAGGAGGTGCCAGTGGATTTAACTTTCCTGGGGGGATGTCTGGTGGCTTCACCGGCACTGGCTGTGGAGGTCCCGGGATGGGGGGCTCCCCTGGTGGCTGCTGCGGtggcgcagacggaggaTGTGGCGGTGGAATGCCAGCGGGATCCATGCCCGGTGGAGCAG GGAATCTGTTCGGAGCCCTCAACGATCCGGAGCTGAAGAAGCTTTTTGAGAATCCCAAG ATGATGGCCGCATTTCAGGAAATCATGTCAAATCCATCGTCAATCTCAAAGTATGCCAGCGATCCAGAGGTAATGGCGGCGGTGGGTAATCTCACCTCGAAGTTTGGCGGCGGGATACCCGGTGCTGGTTTCCCTGCGGGGTCCCCGATGTAA
- a CDS encoding hypothetical protein (encoded by transcript BESB_008920), which yields MYLGGVDDIPIEGTEYEKSKPRILLVSLYCGAAIGGCVAMGIFGALLYYFYRAPTHLSITLALATSLATLFMAGFIWLGILVSSQMQIWLTDTVTKIEFIVYLLDSMAAGIALYQVQYVFNSPTSGGPRSFLPRLRQTSRLFLLHRLGLQGAAQRIGGETITSQNADSRGKS from the exons ATGTATCTCGGCGGTGTAGATGATATTCCCATTGAGGGGACGGAGTACGAGAAGTCCAAGCCCAGGATTCTGCTGGTTTCTCTATATTGTGGTGCTGCG ATTGGAGGATGCGTCGCCATGGGCATTTTCG GAGCTCTTCTGTACTACTTCTACAGAGCTCCAACTCACCTGAGCATCACCCTGGCGCTCGCTACAA GCCTTGCTACTCTGTTCATGGCTGGCTTCATCTGGCTTGGTATCCTTGTATCCTCCCAGATG CAGATATGGCTTACAGACACTGTAACTAAGATTGA ATTTATCGTGTACCTGCTCGACTCGATGGCTGCCGGCATTGCTCTTTATCAAGTTCAGTATGTGTTCAACTCTCCCACCTCTG GGGGGCCGCGTTCGTTTCTGCCCCGTT TGAGACAGACATCGCGTCTCTTCCTTCTGCATCGGCTCGGCCTCCAGGGAGCTGCCCAGAGGATCGGCGGTGAAACAATCACCTCTCAAAATGCCGACTCACGAGGCAAGAGTTGA
- a CDS encoding hypothetical protein (encoded by transcript BESB_008930), which produces METRQVLSRVTIGEDDKHSTNEGPTSAESIEGSQLGGTGAAPWRVAVPRTGDQELDTEQAVPSEASHEKKSTDCCRSTEKSEGGSGQRPPPAGCSGTPAAAFSTETSSHTGDDRPNIVPWSCAMKENEGERSKLPENVSSCGSSREHEGDTTPGGPMKEQRVGASSLSAFDALRPVRIEKNGSRHGKEVEDSGPEGAPAPSDPGNDSHCAQCGGGGRLLCCSNCVRSFHSTCLARPEPSSCATFLASPWVCPVCLPTARESTRQQLPNMSAQRDDERLIRGTECESVAAGVVAEGEEITQGQMPCADATDTGQPARGNPQTDRDKGVLQGSKAAPVSDDSSCTGVCHTSEKKEYMATKRRSGGEAVSPRAATNLASSRSPSPSPSHYSRKRRRCEGDTGGTARCKVNIGPRHQVPAVPPFFLDSTCAWDGKAETLSDVQGLYAHDTDDTARLVYSPYAMQRVYKKRLAEGAGDKIIKNTEEMNSFIQCVAQNWTSKSGWQPFSPEYAYKLLHFAGYDPQRAIRIMKDPNFCFTAICDPPQRRYDNKWRPNDRRGQIGTNPYPSPLTLRAYLSKRSQHAAAAFHHGAPRWHE; this is translated from the coding sequence ATGGAGACGAGGCAAGTTCTTTCTCGTGTAACAATAGGGGAAGACGACAAGCATTCGACAAACGAGGGCCCTACGTCTGCCGAGTCGATAGAAGGTTCCCAGCTGGGTgggacaggcgcggcgccatGGCGGGTCGCTGTTCCACGGACAGGAGATCAAGAGCTGGATACTGAACAAGCCGTTCCTTCCGAAGCCAGTCATGAGAAGAAGAGTACAGATTGTTGCCGGTCTACAGAGAAATCGGAGGGCGGATCTGGACAGAgaccgccgccagcgggctGCAGTGGGACTCCCGCAGCGGCTTTTTCAACAGAGACGTCATCGCACACAGGTGACGACCGACCCAACATAGTACCGTGGAGCTGTGCGATGAAGGAAAATGAGGGAGAAAGATCGAAACTGCCTGAAAACGTTTCTTCCTGCGGATCGTCACGAGAGCATGAAGGCGACACAACCCCCGGAGGACCTATGAAAGAGCAAAGGGTAGGAGCGTCGTCTCTTTCAGCATTCGACGCCTTGCGCCCTGTTCGGATCGAGAAAAATGGCTCTAGGCATGGGAAAGAGGTAGAGGATAGTGGACCGGAAGGAGCACCGGCACCATCTGATCCAGGGAATGATTCTCACTGCGCACAGTGCGGCGGTGGAGGGCGGctgctctgctgcagcaacTGTGTACGATCATTTCATTCTACATGCCTAGCGAGGCCAGAGCCATCATCTTGTGCCACATTTCTTGCATCCCCGTGGGTCTGTCCAGTCTGCTTGCCAACCGCCAGAGAGAGTACTCGGCAGCAACTCCCGAATATGAGTGCGCAGCGTGACGACGAAAGGCTGATCAGGGGGACGGAATGTGAGAGCGTTGCCGCTGGGGTTGTGGCGGAAGGTGAGGAGATAACACAGGGACAAATGCCATGCGCAGATGCGACGGACACTGGCCAACCGGCAAGGGGCAATCCACAAACGGACCGGGACAAAGGAGTTCTTCAGGGCTCAAAGGCTGCTCCAGTCTCTGACGATAGCTCGTGCACAGGAGTCTGCCACACAAGCGAAAAGAAGGAATATATGGCAACAAAAAGGAGGTCAGGTGGAGAGGCAGTGTCTCCAAGGGCTGCAACCAATCTTGCTTCATCGCGGTCGCCGAGCCCAAGCCCCTCACATTACAGTCGTAAGAGACGACGATGCGAAGGCGATACCGGTGGCACGGCTCGTTGCAAAGTCAACATTGGGCCCAGGCACCAAGTGCCTGCGGTGCCACCGTTCTTCCTTGATTCTACGTGTGCATGGGACGGGAAGGCAGAAACATTATCAGATGTCCAGGGCTTGTACGCACACGACACAGATGACACAGCCAGGTTGGTGTACTCGCCGTATGCCATGCAGAGGGTCTACAAAAAGAGGCTGGCAGAAGGCGCTGGGGACAAGATAATCAAGAATACGGAAGAAATGAATTCCTTCATTCAGTGTGTCGCGCAGAACTGGACGAGTAAGTCTGGCTGGCAACCCTTCTCCCCAGAATATGCCTACAAATTGCTCCACTTTGCGGGATACGACCCTCAGCGGGCCATTCGGATAATGAAAGACCCGAACTTTTGCTTCACTGCAATCTGCGACCCACCCCAAAGGCGCTACGACAACAAGTGGCGACCGAATGACCGAAGAGGCCAGATTGGGACCAACCCTTACCCCTCTCCTCTCACGCTTCGTGCGTATTTGTCTAAGCGCAGTCAGcatgctgcagctgcttttCACCATGGCGCTCCGAGGTGGCATGAATAG
- a CDS encoding RNA 2'-phosphotransferase, Tpt1/KptA family protein (encoded by transcript BESB_008940), translating into MPQYGRSDVLEEAELKENSGPDGITEDDVVTVVQSDQKQRFSLRWRIPGGTGPNDDYEEVQLFSRGSNVTSLMETGANRGKNTRSQMPRCDSANPGNGDVSAKTIVVAVVNYGRLRVRAVFYA; encoded by the exons ATGCCTCAATATGGTCGCTCTGACGTGCTTGAAGAGGCAGAACTTAAAG AAAATTCAGGACCGGACGGCATCACCGAAGACGACGTAGTCACCGTTGTACAGAGTGACCAGAAACAGAGATTTTCGCTTCGCTGGCGTATTCCGGGTGGGACAGGGCCCAACGACGACTATGAAGAAGTACAGTTGTTTTCAAGGGGAAGCAACGTCACATCATTGATGGAGACCGGGGCCAACCGGGGGAAGAATACTCGATCGCAGATGCCACGCTGCGACAGCGCTAACCCAGGGAATGGCGATGTCAGTGCGAAG ACCATAGTAGTTGCTGTAGTAAACTACGGCCGCCTTCGAGTCAGGGCTGTGTTCTATGCATAA
- a CDS encoding hypothetical protein (encoded by transcript BESB_008950) has product MSTLPHHGAAGSSTLPPLFYSDGQHTYVCVQGPNGPEYIQRREDPAAAMYTPTGFCGGHEMPPIHLEGAVGGLLSPQTTACSTSCGGDFAPASDSIEPSGNAVALSNPGKRRLEGGAGCNGSRPCHSEEHGTCERALKHSRSFGLTHVMSFSSVSLRCASAESVECCDNGGAALGTGPSCH; this is encoded by the coding sequence ATGAGCACTTTGCCGCACCATGGCGCCGCGGGATCTTCCACGTTGCCCCCTCTCTTTTATTCGGACGGGCAGCATACGTACGTCTGCGTCCAGGGGCCCAACGGTCCGGAATATATTCAGAGGCGGGAGgaccctgcagcagcgatgTACACCCCCACTGGGTTCTGCGGAGGTCATGAGATGCCGCCGATCCACCTTGAAGGGGCTGTGGGCGGGCTGTTGAGTCCGCAGACTACGGCATGCTCCACCAGTTGCGGAGGCGACTTTGCGCCGGCTTCCGATAGCATCGAACCGTCAGGAAACGCAGTTGCCCTTTCCAACCCAGGCAAGAGAAGGCTCGAGGGTGGCGCTGGATGCAATGGTTCAAGGCCGTGCCATTCTGAGGAGCACGGCACCTGCGAGAGGGCGCTCAAGCATAGCCGATCATTCGGGCTGACTCATGTCATGTCTTTTTCTTCGGTAAGCCTGCGGTGTGCCTCTGCAGAGTCTGTTGAGTGTTGTGACAACGGAGGCGCTGCACTTGGTACAGGGCCAAGTTGCCATTAA